A genomic segment from Triticum dicoccoides isolate Atlit2015 ecotype Zavitan chromosome 1A, WEW_v2.0, whole genome shotgun sequence encodes:
- the LOC119286759 gene encoding PLASMODESMATA CALLOSE-BINDING PROTEIN 4-like isoform X1, whose amino-acid sequence MAVPLVLVLLVAMFTGSDAMYCVCKSDANPAAMQKAIDYACGKGADCTQITSSGPCFQPSSVVAHCSYACNSYYQKNAGMGATCDFMGVATLVAADPSAGSCKYPASASGVGTGGMGTGGTGMGTGGMGTGTGSTGTGTGVSTGTGSTGTGTGVSTGGMGSMTPPGATSTGMPGSPFGGGAYGPSGMNQDYNAAAVGRRVASAGLLVAAAAPLLLHLI is encoded by the exons ATGGCGGTTCCTCTGGTGCTCGTGCTCTTGGTCGCCATGTTCACCGGCTCAG ATGCGATGTACTGCGTGTGCAAGTCGGACGCGAACCCGGCGGCGATGCAGAAGGCCATCGACTACGCGTGCGGCAAGGGCGCCGACTGCACCCAGATCACCTCCAGCGGGCCCTGCTTCCAGCCCTCCTCCGTCGTCGCCCACTGCTCCTACGCCTGCAACAGCTACTACCAGAAGAACGCCGGCATGGGCGCCACCTGCGACTTCATGGGCGTCGCCACCCTCGTCGCCGCCGACCCCAGCGCCGGATCCTGCAAGTACCCCGCCAGCGCTAG CGGCGTAGGCACCGGCGGCATGGGCACCGGCGGCACAGGGATGGGCACCGGCGGCATGGGCACCGGCACAGGCAGCACCGGGACAGGCACGGGCGTCAGCACCGGCACAGGCAGCACCGGGACAGGCACGGGCGTCAGCACCGGCGGCATGGGGAGCATGACCCCGCCGGGCGCGACCAGCACCGGGATGCCGGggagccccttcggcggcggcgcgtACGGCCCGTCGGGCATGAACCAGGACTACAACGCAGCCGCCGTCGGTCGCCGCGTGGCCTCCGCCGGGCTCCTCGTGGCGGCAGCCGCGCCGCTCCTCCTCCACCTCATCTGA
- the LOC119286759 gene encoding PLASMODESMATA CALLOSE-BINDING PROTEIN 4-like isoform X2 produces MAVPLVLVLLVAMFTGSDAMYCVCKSDANPAAMQKAIDYACGKGADCTQITSSGPCFQPSSVVAHCSYACNSYYQKNAGMGATCDFMGVATLVAADPSAGSCKYPASASGVGTGGMGTGGTGMGTGGMGTGTGSTGTGTGVSTGGMGSMTPPGATSTGMPGSPFGGGAYGPSGMNQDYNAAAVGRRVASAGLLVAAAAPLLLHLI; encoded by the exons ATGGCGGTTCCTCTGGTGCTCGTGCTCTTGGTCGCCATGTTCACCGGCTCAG ATGCGATGTACTGCGTGTGCAAGTCGGACGCGAACCCGGCGGCGATGCAGAAGGCCATCGACTACGCGTGCGGCAAGGGCGCCGACTGCACCCAGATCACCTCCAGCGGGCCCTGCTTCCAGCCCTCCTCCGTCGTCGCCCACTGCTCCTACGCCTGCAACAGCTACTACCAGAAGAACGCCGGCATGGGCGCCACCTGCGACTTCATGGGCGTCGCCACCCTCGTCGCCGCCGACCCCAGCGCCGGATCCTGCAAGTACCCCGCCAGCGCTAG CGGCGTAGGCACCGGCGGCATGGGCACCGGCGGCACAGGGATGGGCACCGGCGGCATGGGCACCGGCACAG GCAGCACCGGGACAGGCACGGGCGTCAGCACCGGCGGCATGGGGAGCATGACCCCGCCGGGCGCGACCAGCACCGGGATGCCGGggagccccttcggcggcggcgcgtACGGCCCGTCGGGCATGAACCAGGACTACAACGCAGCCGCCGTCGGTCGCCGCGTGGCCTCCGCCGGGCTCCTCGTGGCGGCAGCCGCGCCGCTCCTCCTCCACCTCATCTGA